From a single Streptomyces liliifuscus genomic region:
- the cbiE gene encoding precorrin-6y C5,15-methyltransferase (decarboxylating) subunit CbiE, with amino-acid sequence MADRVTVIGWDGSPLTDAARSALGAATLVAGAGHHLALPEVPAAAERIRLGSVALAARRIAAHRGTAVVLADGDPGFFGVVRTLRAPEFGLEVEVVPAVSSVAAAFARAGMPWDDAQVVVAHRRTLRRAVNVCRAHTKVAVFTSPGAGPAELGLLLEGVHRTFVICEELGTARERVTILTSDKVADHTWRDPNIVIVMGGPVTSSEGGGWIAGRDPGTGPRGWALPDEVYGGDLGEGETEVLRAAQLARLGPRVGDLVWDIGSGSGAFATEAARCGAAVIAVDRDPNACARTMATARRFGVQLQITHGTAPHILENLPEPDVVRVGGGGAAVVSAVADRRPQRIVTHAATRDAAELVGRDLTEHGYQVECALLQSVELDTRVWTEKERSVAFLLTGLLPDRSL; translated from the coding sequence ATGGCCGACCGGGTCACGGTGATCGGCTGGGACGGCTCGCCGCTGACCGACGCGGCGCGCTCGGCTCTGGGTGCCGCCACGCTGGTGGCGGGCGCGGGCCATCACCTGGCCCTCCCCGAGGTGCCCGCGGCCGCCGAGCGCATCCGGCTCGGCAGCGTCGCCCTCGCCGCCCGCCGCATCGCCGCCCACCGGGGCACGGCCGTCGTCCTCGCCGACGGCGACCCGGGCTTCTTCGGAGTCGTACGCACCCTGCGCGCCCCCGAGTTCGGCCTGGAGGTCGAGGTCGTCCCGGCGGTGTCGTCCGTGGCCGCCGCCTTCGCCCGTGCCGGTATGCCCTGGGACGACGCACAGGTGGTCGTCGCACACAGGCGCACCCTGCGACGCGCGGTGAATGTGTGCCGCGCCCACACCAAGGTCGCCGTCTTCACCTCACCCGGAGCCGGCCCCGCCGAGCTGGGCCTGCTCCTCGAAGGCGTCCACCGCACCTTCGTCATCTGCGAGGAACTGGGCACCGCGCGCGAACGGGTCACGATCCTGACCTCGGACAAGGTCGCCGACCACACCTGGCGCGACCCGAACATCGTCATCGTCATGGGCGGACCCGTCACCTCCTCCGAGGGCGGCGGCTGGATCGCCGGACGCGACCCGGGAACCGGACCGCGCGGCTGGGCCCTGCCCGACGAGGTGTACGGCGGCGATCTCGGCGAGGGCGAGACCGAGGTACTGCGGGCCGCCCAACTCGCCCGCCTGGGACCGCGCGTCGGCGACCTCGTCTGGGACATCGGCTCCGGCAGCGGCGCCTTCGCCACGGAGGCCGCGCGCTGCGGCGCCGCCGTCATCGCCGTCGACCGGGACCCGAACGCCTGCGCCCGGACCATGGCCACCGCCCGCCGCTTCGGCGTCCAGCTCCAGATCACCCACGGCACCGCGCCCCACATCCTGGAGAACCTGCCCGAACCGGACGTCGTACGGGTCGGGGGCGGAGGTGCCGCGGTGGTCTCCGCCGTCGCCGACCGGCGCCCCCAGCGGATCGTCACGCACGCCGCGACACGCGACGCCGCCGAACTCGTCGGCAGGGACCTGACGGAGCACGGCTACCAGGTCGAGTGCGCCCTCCTGCAGTCCGTCGAGCTGGACACCCGGGTCTGGACGGAGAAGGAGCGGAGCGTCGCGTTCCTGCTCACCGGGCTCCTGCCCGACCGCTCCCTGTGA
- the cobT gene encoding nicotinate-nucleotide--dimethylbenzimidazole phosphoribosyltransferase, translating to MTDTGQVPGEGLPENQGMVEQPGVPAPGAYTYLSDTTAEDEDLLLLPGAQGAWGNEVAPPAPAPVVETVHEPGPHETAGRDSGSVDLSAVRMSSPAPQPPVARRPLHLGPPTPDGAGSPVRSLADRGPAGAPVHAVPVRQAGPPTVGPEYLDVPRDEIALQGAAPWGAQAQVQVAPPVAQVGSEGMAAETVFPEGGGAHAGGTPDDGPAPLAEAAHTPDAGAAPLTGGEGTPAAQTPAEAPAPEPAQAQAEQAQQVHPDPSAAEVPEAGPAHVQAVPDAPEAADAPEAADAPEAQEAVSAPDPEYVPQQPEAVQVPEATPVPEAVQAPEAVAQAPEPAQVQVQDYAQAPLLADGSLFPQAPETPQTHEVAQTAPEFAHAPEFAQFPQPTPFPVAPVAAYASQASDDTGSYPPEAYQPPQAADEAQPAYAEHDPHPQAAYEPEQQFQDPAAQFAEAGPGAEIPEQQPQLTEPAPVLEEAVQPQDAVQPPQFAEPAEAPVVSVADIDPSQAAQADTAAQPEAPEPVAVPDQVAVPEPVAVHGDPSHGAPTHGDESFDAPTHGHEPHDEAAVSTAVPVEAAHAEAAHAEQGVGQFVPVEGTIPTTPHLAPTPPHAMTVPPFPEELAEQSAEETAPPAAATTEQPAPDTAVVSAEESAPVLALPTPREPEQAPEAEATPVPEAPVEQQRQDQHQDAEPVAAQHAEDLDTRAADQEESTAAVAETREPAGPAAPGYDDAEREAVLRVMRERRDIRNGFRSDPIPHDVLLRVLEAAHTAPSVGHSQPWDFVVIRSAETRRTMHELAQRQREAYAKSLPKGRAKQFKELKIEAILDTPVNIVVTADSTRGGRHTLGRHTQPQMAPYSSALAVENLWLAARAEGLGVGWVSFFDEREMVRELGLPEHLDVVAYLCVGYVDEFPEEPELMQAGWSKRRPLSWVVHEETYGRRALPGEEPHDLLAETVSNIRPLDAKALGEAWERQKRMTKPAGALGMLEIISAQLSGLSRMCPPPIPEPAAVAIFAGDHGVHAQGVTPWPQEVTGQMVANILGGGAVCNAFANQVGAEVCVVDVGVASDLPATPGLLPRKVRAGTADMTTGPALTREEVKAAIEVGVETARDLVAAGNKALITGEMGIANTTASAALISVFTGADPAEVTGRGTGINDETLARKTEVVRRALELHQPDPADPIGVLAAIGGLEHAAMVGLLLGGASLRTPVILDGVSAGAAALVARAIAPEVLAACIAGHRSAEPGHVAALNKLGLRPLVDLDLRLGEGTGALLALPVVQSAARAMHEVATFDSAGVTEK from the coding sequence ATGACCGACACCGGCCAGGTCCCGGGCGAGGGGCTGCCGGAGAACCAAGGCATGGTGGAGCAGCCGGGCGTCCCCGCCCCCGGCGCGTACACCTACCTCTCCGACACCACCGCCGAAGACGAAGACCTGTTGCTGCTGCCGGGCGCCCAGGGCGCGTGGGGCAACGAAGTGGCCCCGCCGGCCCCGGCGCCGGTCGTCGAGACCGTCCACGAGCCGGGACCGCACGAGACGGCGGGCCGCGACAGCGGCTCGGTCGACCTCAGCGCCGTCCGGATGTCCTCGCCCGCTCCGCAGCCGCCCGTCGCCCGTCGCCCGCTGCACCTCGGCCCGCCCACCCCGGACGGTGCCGGCAGCCCGGTGCGTTCCCTCGCCGACCGTGGCCCCGCGGGAGCACCGGTCCACGCCGTGCCCGTACGACAGGCCGGTCCGCCCACGGTCGGTCCCGAGTACCTCGACGTGCCGCGGGACGAGATCGCGCTGCAGGGCGCGGCTCCCTGGGGAGCGCAGGCTCAGGTGCAGGTCGCGCCGCCGGTGGCACAGGTCGGCTCCGAGGGCATGGCTGCAGAAACGGTCTTCCCCGAGGGCGGGGGAGCGCACGCCGGTGGCACTCCGGACGACGGGCCCGCGCCGCTCGCGGAGGCCGCGCACACCCCCGACGCCGGGGCCGCGCCGCTCACCGGCGGCGAAGGAACCCCCGCCGCACAGACTCCCGCCGAGGCGCCCGCCCCCGAGCCGGCCCAGGCGCAGGCGGAGCAGGCACAGCAGGTGCATCCGGACCCGAGCGCCGCCGAGGTCCCCGAGGCGGGGCCCGCTCACGTCCAGGCCGTCCCAGACGCCCCGGAGGCGGCCGACGCCCCGGAGGCGGCCGACGCCCCGGAGGCGCAGGAGGCCGTGTCGGCTCCGGACCCCGAGTACGTTCCTCAACAGCCGGAAGCCGTGCAGGTTCCCGAAGCAACGCCCGTTCCCGAAGCGGTCCAGGCACCGGAGGCCGTCGCCCAGGCCCCGGAACCGGCCCAGGTCCAGGTCCAGGACTACGCGCAGGCTCCGCTGCTCGCGGACGGTTCGCTCTTCCCGCAGGCCCCGGAGACGCCCCAGACCCACGAGGTCGCCCAGACCGCTCCCGAGTTCGCGCACGCCCCCGAATTCGCCCAGTTTCCGCAGCCCACGCCTTTCCCGGTGGCTCCCGTCGCCGCGTACGCCTCGCAGGCGTCGGACGACACCGGCTCGTACCCGCCCGAGGCCTACCAGCCTCCGCAGGCGGCCGACGAGGCGCAGCCCGCGTACGCGGAGCATGACCCGCACCCGCAGGCCGCGTACGAGCCGGAGCAGCAGTTCCAGGACCCGGCGGCGCAGTTCGCCGAAGCCGGTCCGGGGGCCGAAATCCCGGAGCAGCAGCCGCAGTTGACGGAACCCGCGCCCGTTCTGGAAGAGGCCGTTCAGCCTCAGGACGCCGTCCAGCCCCCGCAGTTCGCGGAGCCGGCAGAAGCGCCCGTCGTGAGCGTCGCCGACATCGACCCCTCGCAGGCGGCCCAGGCCGACACCGCCGCACAGCCGGAGGCACCGGAACCGGTGGCGGTACCCGACCAGGTCGCGGTACCGGAGCCGGTCGCGGTCCACGGCGACCCGAGCCACGGTGCCCCGACGCACGGCGACGAGAGCTTCGACGCCCCGACCCACGGTCACGAGCCCCACGACGAAGCGGCCGTATCCACGGCCGTCCCCGTGGAGGCGGCTCACGCGGAGGCGGCCCACGCAGAACAGGGCGTCGGCCAGTTCGTGCCGGTCGAGGGCACCATCCCGACCACCCCGCACCTGGCTCCGACCCCGCCGCACGCCATGACCGTGCCGCCCTTCCCGGAGGAGCTCGCCGAGCAGTCCGCCGAGGAGACGGCGCCCCCGGCCGCGGCGACCACCGAGCAGCCCGCGCCCGACACCGCGGTGGTGTCCGCGGAGGAATCTGCACCGGTACTCGCCCTGCCCACCCCCAGGGAGCCCGAGCAGGCTCCCGAGGCCGAGGCAACTCCCGTACCGGAAGCACCGGTCGAGCAACAGCGCCAGGACCAGCACCAGGACGCGGAGCCCGTAGCCGCACAGCACGCGGAGGACCTGGACACCAGGGCCGCCGACCAGGAAGAGAGCACGGCCGCCGTGGCAGAGACGAGAGAGCCCGCCGGCCCGGCCGCGCCCGGTTACGACGACGCCGAGCGCGAGGCCGTCCTGCGCGTGATGCGCGAGCGCCGGGACATCCGCAACGGCTTCCGCAGCGACCCCATCCCGCACGACGTGCTGCTCCGGGTCCTGGAGGCGGCCCACACCGCGCCGTCCGTCGGGCACTCCCAGCCATGGGACTTCGTCGTCATCCGCTCGGCGGAGACCCGCCGCACGATGCACGAACTGGCCCAGCGCCAGCGCGAGGCGTACGCCAAGTCGCTGCCCAAGGGCCGCGCGAAGCAGTTCAAGGAACTGAAGATCGAGGCCATCCTCGACACCCCGGTGAACATCGTCGTCACCGCGGATTCGACACGGGGTGGCCGTCACACGCTCGGCCGTCACACCCAGCCGCAGATGGCGCCGTACTCCTCCGCGCTCGCGGTCGAGAACCTCTGGCTCGCCGCCCGGGCCGAGGGCCTGGGCGTGGGCTGGGTGAGCTTCTTCGACGAACGGGAGATGGTCCGCGAACTGGGCCTGCCCGAGCACCTGGACGTCGTCGCCTACCTCTGTGTCGGATACGTCGACGAGTTCCCGGAGGAGCCCGAGCTGATGCAGGCGGGCTGGTCCAAGCGCCGCCCGCTGTCCTGGGTCGTCCACGAGGAGACGTACGGCCGTCGGGCGCTGCCCGGAGAGGAGCCGCACGACCTGCTCGCCGAGACCGTCTCCAACATCCGCCCGCTGGACGCCAAGGCGCTCGGCGAGGCGTGGGAGCGCCAGAAGCGCATGACCAAGCCCGCCGGGGCGCTGGGCATGCTGGAGATCATCTCCGCCCAGCTCTCGGGCCTCTCCCGGATGTGCCCGCCGCCGATCCCGGAGCCCGCGGCCGTCGCGATCTTCGCGGGCGACCACGGCGTCCACGCCCAGGGCGTCACCCCGTGGCCGCAGGAGGTCACCGGCCAGATGGTGGCCAACATCCTCGGCGGGGGAGCGGTCTGCAACGCCTTCGCCAACCAGGTCGGCGCCGAGGTCTGCGTCGTGGACGTGGGCGTGGCCTCCGACCTGCCCGCGACCCCGGGCCTCCTGCCGCGCAAGGTCCGCGCGGGCACGGCCGACATGACGACCGGCCCCGCGCTGACCCGCGAGGAGGTCAAGGCGGCCATCGAGGTGGGCGTCGAGACGGCCCGGGACCTCGTGGCGGCCGGCAACAAGGCCCTGATCACGGGCGAGATGGGCATCGCCAACACCACCGCGTCGGCAGCGCTGATCTCCGTCTTCACCGGCGCCGACCCCGCCGAGGTCACCGGCCGGGGCACCGGCATCAACGACGAGACCCTGGCCCGCAAGACCGAGGTCGTACGCCGTGCCCTGGAGCTCCACCAGCCGGACCCGGCCGACCCGATCGGCGTCCTCGCGGCCATCGGCGGCCTGGAGCACGCCGCGATGGTGGGCCTCCTCCTGGGCGGCGCCTCCCTGCGCACCCCGGTGATCCTGGACGGCGTCAGCGCCGGCGCCGCCGCCCTGGTGGCCCGCGCCATCGCCCCCGAGGTCCTCGCGGCCTGCATCGCCGGCCACCGCAGCGCCGAGCCGGGCCACGTGGCAGCCCTCAACAAGCTGGGCCTGCGCCCCCTGGTCGACCTGGACCTCCGCCTCGGCGAGGGCACAGGCGCCCTCCTGGCCCTCCCGGTCGTCCAGAGCGCGGCACGAGCAATGCACGAGGTGGCGACGTTCGACTCGGCGGGGGTAACCGAGAAGTAG
- the cobA gene encoding uroporphyrinogen-III C-methyltransferase has protein sequence MAENPAYPVGLRLTGRRVVVLGAGQVAQRRLPALIAAGADIHLVSPAATPSVEAMADAGELTWTRRAYEPGDLAQAWYALIATSDPEANTAASAEAEANRVWCVRSDDADAATAWTPATGHSEGVTVAVLTTNAKGRDPRHTAAIRDAVVEGLRDGTLVAPHHRTRTPGVALVGGGPGDPDLITVRGRRLLAEADVVIADRLGPRDLLAELPPHVEVIDAAKIPYGRFMAQEAINNALIEHAKQGKAVVRLKGGDPYVYGRGMEEVQALAEAGIACTVVPGISSSISVPGAAGIPVTHRGVAHDFTVVSGHIAPDDERSLVDWAALAKLRGTLVILMGVDKIGAIARTLMENGKGADTPVAVVQEGTTAAQRRVDATLATVAETVLAENVKPPAVIVIGEVVTVRPDSSSEASE, from the coding sequence ATGGCCGAAAACCCCGCCTACCCCGTAGGCCTCCGCCTCACCGGCCGCCGCGTAGTGGTCCTCGGCGCCGGCCAGGTGGCCCAACGCCGCCTCCCGGCCCTCATCGCGGCAGGCGCGGACATCCACCTCGTGTCCCCGGCCGCCACCCCCTCCGTCGAGGCGATGGCGGACGCGGGCGAGCTGACCTGGACAAGGCGCGCGTACGAGCCCGGCGACCTCGCGCAGGCCTGGTACGCCCTGATCGCCACCAGCGACCCCGAGGCGAACACCGCGGCCTCCGCCGAGGCGGAGGCGAACCGTGTGTGGTGCGTCCGCTCGGACGACGCGGACGCGGCCACGGCCTGGACCCCGGCGACCGGCCACAGCGAGGGCGTCACGGTGGCCGTCCTGACGACGAACGCGAAGGGCCGCGACCCCCGCCACACGGCGGCCATCAGGGACGCGGTCGTGGAGGGCCTGCGCGACGGCACCCTCGTCGCACCCCACCACCGCACCCGCACCCCCGGCGTCGCCCTGGTCGGCGGTGGCCCCGGCGATCCGGACCTGATCACGGTCCGCGGCCGCCGCCTCCTCGCCGAGGCGGACGTGGTCATCGCCGACCGCCTCGGCCCCCGCGACCTCCTCGCCGAACTCCCGCCGCACGTCGAGGTGATCGACGCGGCGAAGATCCCGTACGGCCGTTTCATGGCCCAGGAGGCCATCAACAACGCGCTGATCGAGCACGCCAAGCAGGGCAAGGCGGTCGTCCGGCTGAAGGGCGGCGACCCCTACGTCTACGGCCGTGGCATGGAGGAGGTCCAGGCGCTGGCCGAGGCGGGCATCGCCTGCACGGTCGTCCCCGGCATCTCCAGCTCGATCTCCGTGCCGGGCGCGGCGGGCATCCCGGTCACCCACCGAGGGGTCGCCCACGACTTCACGGTCGTCAGCGGCCACATCGCCCCCGACGACGAACGCTCCCTGGTCGACTGGGCGGCCCTCGCCAAGCTCCGCGGCACCCTGGTCATCCTGATGGGCGTGGACAAGATCGGCGCCATCGCCCGTACGTTGATGGAGAACGGCAAGGGGGCGGACACCCCGGTGGCCGTCGTCCAGGAGGGCACGACGGCCGCGCAGCGCAGGGTCGACGCGACTCTCGCCACGGTCGCCGAGACCGTACTCGCCGAGAACGTGAAGCCCCCGGCGGTGATCGTCATCGGAGAGGTCGTGACCGTGCGCCCGGACAGCTCGTCGGAGGCATCCGAGTAA
- a CDS encoding TrmH family RNA methyltransferase, producing MADLITVEDPADPRLRDYTGLTDVELRRKREPAEGLFIAEGEKVIRRAKDAGYEMRSMLLSAKWVDVMRDVIDELPAPVYAVSPDLAEQVTGYHVHRGALASMQRKPLPTPDDLLQTARRVVVMESVNDHTNIGAIFRSAAALGMDAVLLSPDCADPLYRRSVKVSMGAVFSVPYARLDTWPKGLETVREAGFTLLALTPDEKAKSLDEAAPHKMDRVALMLGAEGDGLSTQALVAADEWVRIPMAHGVDSLNVGAAAAVAFYAVATGRPQS from the coding sequence GTGGCCGATCTCATCACCGTTGAGGACCCAGCCGATCCCCGTCTGCGCGACTACACGGGCCTGACCGACGTGGAGCTGCGCCGCAAGCGAGAACCCGCCGAGGGCCTGTTCATCGCCGAGGGCGAGAAGGTCATCAGACGGGCCAAGGACGCCGGTTACGAGATGCGCTCGATGCTGCTCTCCGCCAAGTGGGTCGACGTCATGCGAGACGTCATCGACGAGCTGCCGGCCCCGGTGTACGCGGTCAGCCCGGACCTCGCCGAACAGGTCACCGGCTACCACGTGCACCGAGGCGCTCTGGCCTCCATGCAGCGCAAGCCGCTGCCGACCCCGGACGACCTGCTCCAGACGGCCCGCCGGGTCGTCGTCATGGAGTCGGTCAACGACCACACCAACATCGGCGCGATCTTCCGCAGCGCCGCCGCCCTCGGCATGGACGCGGTCCTGCTCTCCCCCGACTGCGCGGACCCGCTCTACCGCCGCTCGGTGAAGGTCTCCATGGGCGCGGTCTTCTCCGTCCCGTACGCCCGTCTGGACACCTGGCCCAAGGGCCTGGAAACGGTCCGCGAGGCGGGCTTCACCCTCCTCGCCCTCACCCCGGACGAGAAGGCCAAGTCCCTGGACGAGGCGGCCCCGCACAAGATGGACCGCGTGGCCCTGATGCTCGGCGCGGAGGGCGACGGCCTGTCCACCCAGGCCCTGGTGGCGGCGGACGAATGGGTCCGCATCCCCATGGCCCACGGCGTCGACTCCCTGAACGTGGGAGCGGCGGCAGCGGTGGCGTTCTACGCGGTAGCGACGGGCAGACCGCAGAGCTAG
- a CDS encoding serine/threonine-protein kinase: MDMAMMRLRREDPRVVGSFRLHRRLGAGGMGVVYLGSDRRGQRVALKVIRPDLAEDQEFRSRFAREVSAARRIRGGCTARLVAADLEADRPWFATQYVPGPSLHDKVNDEGPLRAAEVAAVGAALSEGLVAVHEAGVVHRDLKPSNILLSPKGPRIIDFGIAWATGASTLTHVGTAVGSPGFLAPEQVRGAAVTPATDVFALGATLAYAATQDSPFGHGSSEVMLYRVVHEEAQLHGVPDALAPLVRACLAKDPEERPSTLQLSLRLKEIAAREAQGMGDARPPAPRTAEADRPTGRLTESYPEQRTQRRTQGTSSPRGNGSGSGGSSRSGARPAPSRSGTGSRPGPPRSGAGRSGPRTTGTGRRPANPRLLRQRLFVFVVVTLLVALGIAAAQGCQGPARGLGHGGSGSDVRLEQSYGAGGVQLGG, from the coding sequence ATGGACATGGCGATGATGCGCCTGAGGCGCGAGGACCCGCGTGTCGTCGGCTCGTTCAGGCTTCACCGACGGCTCGGCGCGGGCGGGATGGGCGTTGTCTATCTGGGCTCCGACCGGCGTGGCCAGCGGGTCGCGCTGAAGGTGATCCGGCCGGACCTGGCGGAGGATCAGGAGTTCCGGTCGCGGTTCGCCCGCGAGGTGTCGGCGGCACGGCGGATCCGGGGCGGCTGCACCGCGCGGCTGGTCGCCGCGGATCTGGAGGCGGACCGGCCCTGGTTCGCGACGCAGTACGTGCCTGGACCCTCGCTGCACGACAAGGTCAACGACGAGGGCCCGCTCCGCGCGGCCGAGGTCGCGGCCGTCGGCGCCGCCCTCTCCGAGGGGCTCGTCGCCGTGCACGAGGCCGGGGTCGTCCACCGCGACCTGAAGCCGTCGAACATCCTGCTGTCCCCGAAGGGGCCACGCATCATCGACTTCGGCATCGCCTGGGCGACCGGCGCGAGCACGCTGACGCATGTCGGTACGGCGGTGGGGTCGCCCGGGTTCCTGGCGCCCGAGCAGGTGCGGGGCGCTGCGGTCACGCCGGCCACGGACGTGTTCGCCCTGGGGGCCACGCTGGCCTACGCGGCGACCCAGGACTCGCCCTTCGGGCACGGCAGTTCCGAAGTGATGCTCTACAGGGTCGTGCACGAGGAGGCGCAGCTGCACGGCGTGCCGGACGCGCTGGCCCCTCTCGTACGGGCCTGTCTGGCGAAGGACCCCGAGGAGCGGCCCAGCACGCTGCAGTTGTCGCTGCGGCTGAAGGAGATCGCGGCCCGGGAGGCCCAGGGGATGGGCGATGCCCGGCCGCCCGCGCCCCGTACCGCCGAGGCCGACCGGCCGACCGGGCGGCTCACCGAGAGCTACCCGGAGCAGCGGACGCAGCGGCGTACGCAGGGCACGTCCTCGCCTCGTGGCAACGGCAGCGGCAGCGGCGGTTCGTCGCGGTCGGGGGCTCGTCCGGCGCCCTCGCGGTCCGGTACGGGGAGTCGGCCCGGGCCGCCCCGGAGTGGGGCGGGACGTTCTGGGCCTCGGACCACCGGGACCGGGCGGCGGCCCGCCAATCCGCGGCTGTTGCGGCAGCGGCTGTTCGTGTTTGTGGTGGTGACGTTGTTGGTGGCGTTGGGGATCGCGGCGGCGCAGGGGTGCCAGGGGCCCGCCCGGGGGCTTGGGCATGGGGGTTCGGGTTCGGACGTACGGCTGGAGCAGTCGTACGGAGCGGGCGGGGTTCAGCTCGGCGGGTGA
- a CDS encoding aminoglycoside phosphotransferase family protein, whose translation MTADVLPVLRAKVRAVAHPAAEACVCGAETSVLADRPDGTVVRHAGTVAKAHAADTDPGELAARMAVAAHPRLDGILLPPLRPSAVESHGRPVTFWPYGSPVDRDDPDAAPWEAAATLLARLHRTPRSVLPPGIPPMRGPAKAARAVARLHAAGPHPAAAPVLRAWAVLPPWARDEAPTPYARTLCHGDLHLGQLVRTRGGDWLLIDIDDLGLGEPAWDLARPAAWFACGLLPPDEWARFLTAYQQAGGPAVPADGDPWPALDVPARALTVQTAALAIAKSLAAERPLDEVETSVIDACGRMATHPPELAGEYAT comes from the coding sequence GTGACCGCAGACGTGCTGCCCGTGCTCAGGGCGAAGGTGCGGGCCGTTGCTCATCCGGCGGCGGAAGCGTGTGTCTGTGGTGCGGAGACCTCCGTCTTGGCCGACCGGCCCGACGGCACCGTCGTCCGGCATGCCGGCACCGTGGCGAAGGCGCACGCCGCCGACACCGATCCCGGTGAGCTGGCGGCAAGGATGGCGGTCGCGGCGCACCCCCGGCTCGACGGCATCCTCCTCCCACCGCTGAGGCCGAGCGCGGTCGAGTCGCACGGGCGGCCGGTCACCTTCTGGCCGTACGGCAGTCCCGTGGACCGGGACGACCCCGACGCCGCCCCCTGGGAGGCGGCCGCCACCCTCCTCGCGCGGCTGCACCGGACACCGCGGTCCGTACTCCCGCCCGGCATCCCGCCCATGCGAGGCCCTGCCAAGGCGGCCCGTGCCGTCGCCCGCCTCCACGCGGCCGGCCCGCACCCGGCGGCCGCCCCGGTCCTGCGCGCCTGGGCCGTCCTGCCCCCCTGGGCGAGGGACGAGGCCCCGACGCCGTACGCGCGAACGCTGTGCCACGGCGACCTCCACCTGGGCCAGCTGGTGCGGACGCGGGGCGGCGACTGGCTGCTCATCGACATCGACGACCTGGGCCTGGGCGAGCCCGCGTGGGACCTGGCCCGCCCCGCGGCCTGGTTCGCCTGCGGGCTCCTGCCGCCCGACGAGTGGGCCCGCTTCCTCACCGCCTACCAGCAGGCCGGAGGTCCGGCCGTCCCGGCGGACGGCGACCCCTGGCCGGCCCTCGACGTCCCGGCCCGCGCCCTGACCGTGCAGACCGCGGCCCTGGCGATCGCCAAGTCCCTCGCGGCGGAGCGTCCGTTGGACGAGGTGGAAACGTCCGTGATCGATGCTTGTGGCCGAAT